DNA sequence from the Aptenodytes patagonicus chromosome 13, bAptPat1.pri.cur, whole genome shotgun sequence genome:
GGCAACTAGGCCATACCCAGGAGTGGGAGCCCAGCTACGTAATGGGAGGTTACAGCGCGAGCAGGGATGCTACTAGACCTCCTCATCTACAGCTGGGACAGTTTGGCACAGATGTTGAGTCCATCGAGAACGAGGTCTAAGTAGAGGGTTTCACACGGGCTGAGCCAGACTTTGAACTGAGGAGCTTCTCCACCATGGTGCGAGCATAGCGGAGCCGGCTGGCCAGCTCCTTGCAGCAACCGTGTTCCTCGATGAGGCTCAGCTTGTACGTGCGGAAGTCCCGTTTCTCATCTATGTATGTGACAGCAGCCATGAGAGGGCACAAGATGACTTTGGTGTGGTCCTGCGGGGAGAGAACACACCGTCACCCTGAGCACTCTGCTCCTCAGGGACCGCATTTTCTCAGGATGAACCACCTCTGAAGTAGTTGGGGCATCCCAGCTGCACCCAGAAGCACGCTGACAAAGCACCACGCTGCAGCATTCATTCACGGATTGCAGCAAAGGGGAACAAATCGATCTGGCCAGCCAGCTCAAGACCACTGCACCTGAGACCGTGCAGCAGCCTGCCTCCTGCTAACGGACACAGCCCCTTCACAGGCTAGGAGCGTCCGGGTGCCTTACGTACCAGCAAGGGGAGTAAGGAGCCTCGCAGTGCTCGGTTCACCGGGCAAAGTTTCAGCTCAGGTTACATCCTCCTGCTGTCTTGCGTACAGCACTGCGTGTAGCAGGGCTCCTTCACCAGCTGGAGCTACAGCCCTGGAAAACGCAGAGCGGCAGCCTCACCTGGAAGAAGTTGATCTGCACAGTGCCGTTGCTGAGGTGCAGGATGATGGCGCTGCGGGTCCGGAACCACGTGCAGAGGTAGGGTAAACGGGCCAGCTCGTCTCCTTCCCGTGGCGTGATGTTAGCACCCGCCTTCAGCAAGTGCTCGCTCATGTAGTTCCGGAAGTATTTCAATAGCGTTATCTGCAGACAGGGAAGGCTGTGAGCAGACAGGCTGAGGATGACCCCTGCTatctggggagggcaggggctgctaTCGCAGTCCCAGAGCCTCCTTACATCTTTCAGAACTTGAGGCATCACTGCACAAACTTGTGCAAATTCTCAAAGTTAACTCGGTCTGTGATACTTGAGACTCACTTTGCTGAACACTTTGGTACATGCAAGTCTTGTGAGCGCTTAATTCTGTGAAGCTGCTCATAAGTGAGCCTCAGATAGCAACTAGAAATAAACAGTTAGAGCTGCTAGCGTCCGTCCTTGGGACCATGTTTTACCAGCCAAGAGGAAGCCTGCAGAATGCCAGCAACCCCAAGTTACAGATGATCCTCTCTGGGACCCACCCTgccaacaaaacccaacaaggctggcagaagtctcagcAGGAGTAGCTACCCCCCAGCAAGGGCTCCTGTCCCCAGGACTGACCTTCTTGTTCAAGGCAGAGGGGTAGGATCTCACAGTGAAGTAGGATTCGGTGCTGTTTTGCTCGATGTACTGCAAGCTGTCCCCGTCATTGTACATAATAAGACGAGTGGAGTCGTTGAAGAGAACTCCAACGCTGTTGTCACACAGCTGGTAACCTAGTTCAAAAGGGAGCCCATTAGGCCTTCAGATACATGGGACCACCAGTTGTGTGAAATACAAAGGCAGAAGGCTGTGTCACCTAGGGCTTCCCTGACAGCCACCCCACCGAGTCTAAAGATTCTCCTCTTTGTGGAGGTCTGGGTGGCACTTTTCCTCCTCTGGATTTGTCACACTCCCTTGTTGCATCACCTGCTGCAGAAGTACCCACTGTGGCAACTAAAGTTGCATGTGCTCACTGCGGAGCGAGGCCAGCCATCTCATGCAGCAGGTAGCCATTTTCCACCTTAAAGTGGCCAGGGCTGATGTTCAGTGACCACTACTCTGGGTGCACTGGGTATTTGGTAGCGTTCCTGGTGGTGGTCTTGGACACACACACTGGAATACTGTGATTGAAGAACCAGACCTACGCAACGCCCAAATCAAAGCTTCCCCCAGCCTCTTCAGAAGCCAGAAAAGGCTGAAGTATTGCCCCCGTATTATTTACCTAGACCATATTTATCTGAGTAGTCCACCCATTTGCTAACCCAGAAGATGGGAATGCAGGCTGGGTCTTCAGCTTCTTCTGCAAAGAGGAAAGGAGTTTGTTAGAAGACATTTCATGGCACCTTGTGCACCCCGTGCACCCCAGCAAGCAAGGCCAAAAAGAAGGTAAGTAGCTACTACATCGCTTCCCAGCCTTCCAGTTTGAAACTGGGGTCAGCCGGGCTCTTGCTTCAGACAACAGCATCAGAGTGACAGAGAAGCAAGTTATCCAGGAAGGCCAGTGCCTGTGGCATTGTCCCCAGACTCACCTTGTCTCACTGCCACTCTCTCAGCGGGCTTGGCCGAGTTGACTGCAGTCAGCTGCTGTAACATGTCAGCTAAGTGAGAGTcaacagcatctcccagctccCGCAGCCCAGCTACATCTTCCTTTTCAGGCAAGTTCTCTAGTGCAGGGCTGTCTGGTCCTGGGCCAGGAAAGAGAAGGGTGGAGGCATGATCAGGGAGTAGGTTTCTAAAGGCACCAGATTTACATTCTACCCTAGCTATAAGAAACACATGGTACAGCATATAGCTAAAGCTAGCGCTAGCACTTCCTCCCTGCTTTGGTTCTGGGCAAAGGGCAAGGAGACCTCTCTCTCACTCACAGAATGCTCCAGGTTTTCATAAGAATTGGGAGAACAGGTTAGGGAGCGCCACATTCCCCACTGATGGTTCTGGATGttgctggaggccaggcaggcCCTCAGCCAGCACTCCAGTCCAGCCTCACCTCCGGGCACTTGCACTTGCCTTTGTTGAGTGCAGTCAGCGGCTTCCGCCCGTTCAGTTCAAGTCCACTGGGAGCAATTGAAAATCTAGGTGCAACGGTGAGACAGCTGGTGGGCAAGCGGCTGGGGATGTATCCCGACGTGAAGAACTCATCATTCAGCAACTCGTCGATAGTTGGGCGTGTGGCAGGGTCGGACCTCAGCATCTTCTGGATGAGGTTAGCAGCTACGGGGTTGATGTGCTAAGAGGGGACAGGCAGAGTTCAGAGACAAGTGTCAGGGGACAACGCGCACTAGTGGCAAAGGCATTGGATATACAAGCCAGGGAAGTTCTGCTTGGAGCACAGCTCCTGTGCTGCGTCAGGCAAGCAGGATGCAAGCCTGAGGAAACAGAATTGGGCAGGCATGGGGAGCTGTCTCCTAACAGCAAGCAAAGCCTAAAGTCAACTGACTTTAGCAAGACCGAATCAACAGCAGTGGGATGAGCTGGGGACTTGGCCCAGACCTCAGGGACTTGCGCATGTCCGTTTAACCCCAGGTACCAACTGCCCAGCTCGGATTTTTGCTGGAttatggcggggggggggggtgggtagCTGCTGGCTCCCCATGAGGAAGCTGGCCCTACAGGTTCACTCCACCACCGACTGAAACATCCCCTTCCTCGCACTCCACAATAAGAGCGGTTTCACCATTATGTGAGAGCCCATTAAGTGCCAGAAACAGGATGGTGCAGCAGAAGGCTGAC
Encoded proteins:
- the PLK1 gene encoding serine/threonine-protein kinase PLK1 isoform X1; translation: MSAAGGKAARPAALAEPARAGGAAAAAAAGGKEVPKVLVDPRTRRSFVRGRFLGKGGFARCYELAEAESREVFAGKVVPKSLLVKPHQKEKMSMEIAIHRSLAHRHVVGFQGFFEDADFVYVVLELCRRRSLLELHKRRKALSEPEVRYYLRQTILGCQYLHSHRVIHRDLKLGNLFLSDDMEVKIGDFGLATKVEYDGERKKTLCGTPNYIAPEVLGKKGHSFEVDIWSIGCIMYTLLVGKPPFETSCLKETYIRIKKNEYTIPKHINPVAANLIQKMLRSDPATRPTIDELLNDEFFTSGYIPSRLPTSCLTVAPRFSIAPSGLELNGRKPLTALNKGPDSPALENLPEKEDVAGLRELGDAVDSHLADMLQQLTAVNSAKPAERVAVRQEEAEDPACIPIFWVSKWVDYSDKYGLGYQLCDNSVGVLFNDSTRLIMYNDGDSLQYIEQNSTESYFTVRSYPSALNKKITLLKYFRNYMSEHLLKAGANITPREGDELARLPYLCTWFRTRSAIILHLSNGTVQINFFQDHTKVILCPLMAAVTYIDEKRDFRTYKLSLIEEHGCCKELASRLRYARTMVEKLLSSKSGSARVKPST
- the PLK1 gene encoding serine/threonine-protein kinase PLK1 isoform X2; this translates as MSAAGGKAARPAALAEPARAGGAAAAAAAGGKEVPKVLVDPRTRRSFVRGRFLGKGGFARCYELAEAESREVFAGKVVPKSLLVKPHQKEKMSMEIAIHRSLAHRHVVGFQGFFEDADFVYVVLELCRRRSLLELHKRRKALSEPEVRYYLRQTILGCQYLHSHRVIHRDLKLGNLFLSDDMEVKIGDFGLATKVEYDGERKKTLCGTPNYIAPEVLGKKGHSFEVDIWSIGCIMYTLLVGKPPFETSCLKETYIRIKKNEYTIPKHINPVAANLIQKMLRSDPATRPTIDELLNDEFFTSGYIPSRLPTSCLTVAPRFSIAPSGLELNGRKPLTALNKGPDSPALENLPEKEDVAGLRELGDAVDSHLADMLQQLTAVNSAKPAERVAVRQGYQLCDNSVGVLFNDSTRLIMYNDGDSLQYIEQNSTESYFTVRSYPSALNKKITLLKYFRNYMSEHLLKAGANITPREGDELARLPYLCTWFRTRSAIILHLSNGTVQINFFQDHTKVILCPLMAAVTYIDEKRDFRTYKLSLIEEHGCCKELASRLRYARTMVEKLLSSKSGSARVKPST